A genomic window from Companilactobacillus alimentarius DSM 20249 includes:
- the cysK gene encoding cysteine synthase A — MTKIAQNITDLIGNTPIVKLNKVVPEDAADVYVKLEFFNPGSSVKDRIALAMIEAAEKAGKIKPGDTLVEPTSGNTGIGLSLVAAAKGYHLIITMPDTMSIERRKLMQGYGTELILTPGANGMGGAIKKATELSNENGYFMPMQFQNPANPEIHEKTTGKEIIDAFGDTPIDGFVAGVGTGGTLSGISHALTKKYPNIKVWALEAAESPLLKEGKTGAHKIQGISAGFIPDTLDETSYSDIIEVTSDQAIKMAQEVSHKEGFLPGISAGANIFGAIEIAKKLGKGKSVVTVAPDNGERYLSTALFD; from the coding sequence ATGACAAAAATTGCTCAAAATATTACAGATTTAATTGGAAATACCCCTATCGTTAAATTAAATAAGGTCGTACCAGAAGATGCTGCTGATGTCTATGTGAAATTGGAATTTTTCAATCCTGGTAGTTCCGTTAAGGATCGAATTGCTCTTGCTATGATTGAAGCCGCTGAAAAAGCTGGCAAGATCAAGCCCGGTGATACTTTAGTCGAACCAACCTCAGGTAATACTGGTATTGGTCTTTCACTAGTTGCTGCTGCTAAAGGTTACCATCTTATCATTACCATGCCTGACACAATGAGTATCGAACGTCGTAAATTGATGCAAGGTTACGGCACAGAACTCATTTTGACACCTGGTGCTAACGGTATGGGTGGTGCGATTAAAAAAGCCACTGAATTATCAAATGAAAATGGCTACTTCATGCCCATGCAATTCCAAAATCCAGCTAATCCAGAGATTCACGAGAAAACAACTGGTAAGGAAATTATCGATGCTTTCGGCGATACTCCAATTGATGGCTTCGTCGCCGGCGTTGGTACTGGTGGTACTCTTTCTGGTATTAGTCATGCACTAACTAAGAAATATCCCAACATTAAAGTATGGGCCTTAGAAGCTGCTGAATCTCCATTACTAAAAGAAGGTAAAACTGGTGCCCACAAGATCCAAGGAATCTCAGCTGGATTTATTCCTGACACGCTCGATGAAACTTCTTATTCAGACATAATAGAAGTAACTAGTGATCAAGCTATCAAAATGGCTCAAGAAGTTAGCCATAAGGAAGGCTTTCTACCTGGTATTTCAGCAGGAGCTAATATCTTTGGCGCTATCGAAATTGCTAAGAAGCTTGGAAAGGGTAAATCGGTTGTTACGGTTGCACCTGATAATGGTGAAAGATATCTTTCAACTGCATTATTTGATTAA
- a CDS encoding amino acid ABC transporter permease, with protein MNWEIIKQSLPMFQKGFELTLYLSLIGIIGSIIVGLICSLIKFFKIPILQKIVSIYVEISRNTPLLIQLFFLYYAFPALGIKLSAQLCGIIGLIFLGGSYMATGFSGGFNGVKQNQIESGKAIGLNNWQLARYVIFPQGFILSVPALAANIIFLVKETSIFTVIAIPELTNTAMDLIGLYYNSTDYLFVLVIAYALILIPLSLILTLLEKRVRYGSFGN; from the coding sequence ATGAATTGGGAGATCATTAAACAGAGCCTGCCCATGTTTCAAAAAGGGTTTGAATTAACTTTATACCTATCATTAATTGGTATCATTGGATCAATTATCGTCGGATTGATCTGTAGTCTTATCAAGTTTTTCAAAATACCAATTCTCCAAAAAATTGTAAGTATCTACGTTGAAATATCGCGTAACACGCCCCTTTTAATTCAACTATTCTTTCTATATTATGCTTTCCCTGCTTTGGGCATAAAACTCAGTGCTCAATTATGTGGGATCATCGGTTTAATATTTTTAGGAGGAAGTTACATGGCAACTGGCTTTTCTGGTGGATTCAATGGCGTCAAACAAAATCAGATTGAAAGTGGTAAAGCTATTGGCTTAAATAACTGGCAATTAGCTCGATACGTCATCTTTCCACAAGGATTCATTCTTAGCGTACCTGCCTTAGCTGCTAACATCATCTTTTTAGTAAAGGAAACTTCAATTTTTACTGTAATTGCTATTCCTGAATTGACTAATACAGCTATGGATCTGATCGGACTGTATTACAACTCGACTGATTACCTATTTGTCTTAGTCATTGCTTACGCTTTAATCCTGATTCCATTGTCACTTATTTTGACACTTTTAGAAAAGAGGGTTCGCTATGGCTCATTCGGGAATTAA
- a CDS encoding amino acid ABC transporter ATP-binding protein: protein MTKQILKVEHLDKAYQNQSVLHDINFSINKGEVITLLGPSGSGKSTLIRTLNGLENYQAGKIFFEGQEVVPTEKNWQKLRQKIGMVFQSYDLFPNLTVLDNILLGPTKVQKRNKEELLPEVVDLLKRVDLEEYQNVYPRQLSGGQKQRTAIVRALMLHPEFMLFDEVTASLDPEMVRGVLDIIKNLANQNDMTMIIVTHEMNFAKQIADRVLFLQDGSILEDTNGQDFFDHPQTDRAQKFLKSMDF from the coding sequence ATGACTAAACAAATTTTAAAAGTCGAACATTTAGACAAAGCATATCAAAATCAATCAGTTCTTCATGATATTAATTTTTCCATAAATAAAGGTGAAGTTATCACTCTTTTAGGACCATCTGGTTCTGGGAAAAGTACTCTTATTCGTACACTCAATGGTTTGGAGAACTATCAAGCTGGCAAAATTTTCTTTGAGGGACAGGAAGTCGTTCCTACAGAAAAGAATTGGCAAAAACTACGTCAAAAGATTGGGATGGTCTTTCAAAGTTATGACCTCTTCCCCAACCTGACTGTTTTGGACAATATTTTATTAGGTCCAACCAAAGTCCAAAAGAGAAACAAAGAAGAACTTTTGCCTGAAGTAGTTGATTTACTAAAAAGAGTCGACTTAGAAGAATATCAAAACGTCTATCCAAGACAACTATCTGGTGGTCAAAAGCAAAGAACTGCAATCGTCAGAGCTCTAATGCTTCATCCAGAGTTCATGCTTTTTGATGAAGTAACTGCCTCGCTTGATCCGGAAATGGTTCGAGGAGTTTTAGACATTATAAAAAATTTAGCTAATCAAAACGATATGACAATGATTATTGTTACCCATGAAATGAATTTTGCTAAACAAATTGCTGATCGAGTTTTATTTTTACAAGATGGTTCGATTCTAGAAGATACTAACGGTCAAGATTTCTTTGATCATCCGCAAACTGATCGAGCTCAAAAATTTTTAAAAAGTATGGATTTTTAA
- a CDS encoding hemolysin family protein: MSGDSSGASLSGQLILIIVLTLLNAFFAAGEMAIVSVNKMSVEEKAKGGNKRAKRILNAINSPNKFLSTIQVAITLAGFLSSASAAVTLSTRLEGVLGDFPGSHEVAVIIITVVLSFITLIFGELYPKRIALQRPYQVASFTEPLIRMVGKVLHPFVWLLDVTINFLMKITPIDFSHKDDSVTRNEMIATLRKSRNSGTINSDEYQMLQGIIRFGDKTAREIMTPRTDAFMIDINNPVDENIDDILNQPYSRIPVYGGDKDNIIGIVHIKDILKKSREIGFENINFKSIMKEPLFVPEATNIDALLLQMRSTQTQVAMVVDEYGGIVGLSTIEDILEEIVGEIDDEYDPVTKNFQRLGANKFSLVGLMTIEDFNELFEEEIQAEDVDTIAGYLIMHIGEIPDAKHPKSYELKDGIVITSGELNGSRIENVIVTVPDNKLKVVTNNMFKKKY, translated from the coding sequence ATGAGTGGTGACTCTTCTGGAGCGTCGCTTTCCGGGCAGCTGATTTTAATAATTGTATTAACGTTATTAAATGCTTTTTTTGCAGCAGGCGAAATGGCGATTGTTTCTGTTAATAAAATGTCCGTTGAGGAAAAAGCAAAGGGTGGTAATAAGCGAGCCAAGAGGATCTTGAATGCAATCAATAGTCCTAATAAGTTTTTATCGACGATCCAAGTTGCAATAACTTTGGCTGGATTCTTGTCTTCTGCTAGTGCAGCGGTAACCTTAAGTACTAGACTAGAAGGAGTGCTTGGAGATTTTCCAGGTAGTCATGAGGTCGCAGTTATTATCATAACAGTAGTTTTATCGTTTATTACTTTGATTTTTGGGGAATTGTATCCAAAAAGAATAGCGTTACAACGACCTTATCAAGTGGCAAGTTTTACAGAACCATTGATACGAATGGTTGGGAAGGTGTTACATCCCTTTGTCTGGTTATTGGATGTAACGATAAATTTCTTGATGAAAATAACGCCGATTGACTTTAGTCACAAAGACGATTCGGTTACGAGAAATGAAATGATTGCAACGTTACGAAAGTCTAGAAATAGCGGAACAATCAATTCTGACGAATATCAGATGTTGCAAGGAATCATACGTTTTGGAGATAAAACAGCGAGAGAAATTATGACTCCCAGAACTGATGCGTTTATGATTGATATTAATAATCCTGTCGATGAGAATATTGATGATATTTTGAATCAGCCATACTCCAGGATTCCGGTATATGGCGGCGATAAAGATAATATCATTGGAATTGTCCATATCAAGGATATTTTGAAAAAATCACGTGAGATTGGTTTTGAAAATATCAATTTCAAATCAATCATGAAAGAGCCTTTGTTTGTACCTGAGGCCACCAATATTGATGCCTTACTGTTGCAAATGCGAAGTACCCAGACACAAGTTGCAATGGTTGTCGATGAGTACGGCGGTATTGTTGGTTTATCAACAATTGAAGATATTCTAGAGGAAATTGTCGGTGAGATTGATGATGAATATGACCCAGTAACGAAGAATTTTCAACGTTTAGGTGCTAATAAGTTTTCATTAGTGGGTTTGATGACAATTGAGGACTTTAATGAACTGTTTGAAGAGGAAATTCAAGCGGAGGATGTTGATACGATTGCTGGATACTTGATCATGCATATTGGTGAGATTCCTGATGCAAAGCATCCTAAGTCATATGAGTTAAAAGATGGTATTGTAATAACATCTGGTGAATTAAACGGCTCAAGAATTGAAAATGTTATTGTGACTGTTCCTGATAATAAATTAAAGGTAGTTACGAATAATATGTTCAAAAAGAAATACTAA
- a CDS encoding amino acid ABC transporter permease — MWHIIITSLPEMISAMLQFTIPLAIISFIFGLILAVLTALIKFIEPSENKLIKYPWLVLRAIANFYVWLFRSTPLLVQLFIIFFGLPSAGIQLSPFIAAVIGFSMNTGAYASETIRSALLSVPQDQWDAAFTLNFTTKQTLMKIVLPQAVRIALPPLSNSFIGLVKDTSLASSITILEMFQVSQQITAKNFQPLLMYSLAAFLYAVICSLLTLLQHYLERRTSKYVKGSEA; from the coding sequence ATGTGGCACATTATCATTACATCGTTACCAGAAATGATTTCTGCAATGTTGCAATTTACCATTCCATTAGCTATCATTTCATTCATTTTTGGTCTGATCTTAGCCGTTTTAACAGCATTAATTAAATTTATTGAACCAAGTGAAAATAAACTGATCAAATATCCTTGGTTAGTGCTTCGCGCTATTGCTAACTTTTATGTTTGGTTGTTCCGTTCTACTCCACTACTAGTTCAATTATTTATCATCTTCTTTGGTCTTCCTAGTGCTGGTATTCAACTTTCACCATTCATCGCAGCCGTAATTGGCTTCTCAATGAACACCGGTGCTTACGCTTCGGAAACGATTCGTTCGGCTTTATTATCAGTCCCTCAAGACCAATGGGATGCAGCTTTTACCTTAAACTTCACGACTAAACAGACTTTAATGAAAATTGTACTGCCACAGGCCGTTAGAATTGCTTTGCCTCCATTGTCTAATTCATTCATTGGTTTAGTGAAGGATACATCATTAGCTAGTTCAATTACCATTCTAGAAATGTTCCAAGTCAGTCAACAAATTACAGCCAAGAATTTCCAACCACTTTTGATGTATTCATTAGCTGCTTTCTTGTATGCCGTTATCTGTTCACTACTTACGCTATTACAACATTATCTTGAACGTAGAACTTCAAAATATGTCAAAGGAAGTGAAGCTTAA
- a CDS encoding homoserine O-acetyltransferase/O-succinyltransferase family protein gives MEPIKIGILNLMQNKLETMRNFQRVLAYENIELQFYYSATRYVNRTLDSAITDNMKPLDLEDIKTLDGFIITGSPVEKLDFPQVSYFDEVNSLIDQLNQTNLPQLYVCWGAMAALNRIYNIQKKLLPHKVFGVFQNQITKDSYILNNISDNFPAPHARYAEMDHEEIEQNPFLSINATSQNGLLTLVQSNNKNQTFIFSHLEYQRESLDKEYRREVMSPKVKHPFPAFNYYSPLDENPMFSWKETQKNFYKNWLQTVTEYKLTTC, from the coding sequence GTGGAACCAATCAAAATTGGTATTTTAAATTTAATGCAAAACAAATTGGAAACCATGCGTAATTTTCAACGAGTTCTCGCTTATGAAAATATTGAATTACAGTTTTACTATTCGGCAACTCGTTATGTCAATCGCACTCTCGATTCTGCTATTACTGACAATATGAAGCCATTAGACTTAGAGGACATCAAAACACTGGATGGCTTTATCATCACTGGCAGTCCGGTTGAAAAATTAGATTTTCCTCAAGTTTCCTACTTTGATGAGGTCAATTCTCTAATCGACCAACTGAACCAAACAAATCTACCACAGTTGTATGTCTGTTGGGGCGCCATGGCTGCCCTTAATCGTATTTATAACATTCAAAAAAAATTGCTACCGCATAAGGTCTTTGGCGTTTTTCAAAATCAAATCACTAAAGACAGCTACATTTTAAATAATATCAGCGACAATTTCCCTGCACCACATGCTCGTTACGCGGAAATGGATCATGAAGAAATAGAACAAAACCCATTCTTGTCCATCAATGCTACTAGTCAAAATGGTCTATTAACTTTAGTCCAATCAAATAACAAGAATCAGACTTTCATTTTTTCTCACCTTGAATATCAACGTGAAAGTCTGGATAAAGAATATCGTCGTGAAGTAATGAGTCCCAAGGTTAAACATCCCTTCCCAGCTTTTAATTACTATTCGCCACTGGATGAGAATCCGATGTTTTCTTGGAAAGAAACACAAAAGAACTTTTATAAAAATTGGCTACAAACAGTCACTGAATATAAACTAACAACTTGCTAA
- a CDS encoding amino acid ABC transporter permease: MAHSGINVIFLGHNFSRLLTGLWTTVQIAAIAIVIGLILGVLLGILRTFHNRFLRLILRLYLEFFRIIPTPVLLFLFYYILPKQINMQIPGQQIATLVFALWTAAEMSDIVRGALISVPKHQRESGLAIGLSRMQLYRYILIPQAFTLELPATINLITRIIKTTSLLMLISVMDVINIGQQIIEANNQHYPTGVFWVYGIIFLMYFLIDYPLSWWANRLERKNLDNTND, from the coding sequence ATGGCTCATTCGGGAATTAACGTTATTTTTTTAGGTCACAACTTTTCTAGATTGCTGACAGGATTATGGACTACCGTTCAGATCGCCGCTATTGCTATCGTTATTGGCTTGATTTTAGGAGTACTTTTAGGAATTTTGCGGACGTTTCATAATCGCTTTTTAAGATTAATTTTAAGACTGTACTTGGAGTTCTTTCGAATTATTCCTACGCCAGTTTTATTATTTCTATTCTATTATATTTTGCCAAAGCAGATTAACATGCAAATACCTGGGCAACAAATTGCAACGTTAGTATTTGCTTTATGGACGGCTGCAGAAATGAGCGATATCGTCCGTGGGGCTTTGATTTCAGTACCAAAACATCAACGAGAGTCCGGTTTGGCAATTGGTCTTTCAAGAATGCAGCTTTATCGTTATATTCTAATTCCACAGGCATTTACTTTAGAACTTCCTGCTACGATAAACCTCATTACCCGTATCATCAAGACGACCTCATTGTTAATGCTGATCAGTGTCATGGATGTTATCAATATTGGTCAACAGATTATTGAAGCCAACAACCAACACTATCCAACTGGGGTCTTTTGGGTCTACGGAATAATCTTTTTGATGTATTTCTTAATTGATTATCCCCTCTCTTGGTGGGCTAATCGCTTAGAAAGGAAGAATCTAGATAATACTAATGACTAA
- a CDS encoding peptide chain release factor 3, whose product MDQKQLEQEVDKRRTFAIISHPDAGKTTITEQMLYFGGVIRSAGTVKAKKSGQFATSDWMEIEKKRGISVTSSVMQFHYHDKDINILDTPGHEDFSEDTYRTLMAVDAAVMVIDSAKGIEPQTKKLFKVVKQRGIPIFTFMNKLDRDGRDPLDLIAELEDLLNIEGCAMNWPIGMGKELKGLYDIQNNRLELYRKDGDDRFLPLNKEGKLEEANPIEEDGVYEQALGEVDLVKEAGNKFDLKKVQEGNQTPVFFGSALTNFGVETFLNTFLDMAPAPAEHKQKDSDEVVEPDDPEFSGFVFKIQANMNPNHRDRIAFVRICSGEFVRGMDVTLNRTGKVMRLNNATEFMSDQRESVKTAVAGDIVGLYDTGNFQIGDTIYSGKKAVQFEDLPQFTPEMFMEVQAKNVMKQKSFHKGMQQLVQEGAVQLYKKYTTNDYILGAVGQLQFEVFQFRMKNEYNCDVVMNPIGSRIARWVDPDQLDESMSSTRNMLVKDLDDKPLFLFENRFAENWFANKYPDVKLTSKL is encoded by the coding sequence ATGGACCAAAAACAATTAGAACAAGAAGTAGATAAAAGGAGAACCTTTGCCATTATCTCTCATCCTGATGCTGGTAAAACTACTATTACAGAACAAATGTTGTACTTTGGTGGAGTAATTCGTTCCGCTGGTACAGTTAAGGCTAAAAAATCTGGTCAATTTGCGACTAGTGACTGGATGGAAATTGAAAAGAAACGTGGAATTTCAGTAACTAGTTCAGTTATGCAATTCCATTATCATGATAAAGATATCAATATTCTGGATACACCAGGACATGAGGATTTTTCTGAAGATACTTATCGGACTTTGATGGCCGTCGATGCGGCAGTCATGGTAATTGATTCAGCTAAAGGTATTGAACCTCAAACTAAGAAATTATTCAAAGTTGTTAAACAACGTGGTATTCCTATTTTTACATTTATGAATAAATTGGATCGTGATGGTCGTGATCCTTTGGATTTGATTGCCGAATTGGAAGATCTTTTGAATATTGAAGGTTGTGCGATGAACTGGCCTATCGGTATGGGTAAAGAATTAAAGGGACTTTATGATATTCAAAATAACCGTTTGGAACTTTATCGAAAGGATGGCGATGACCGTTTCTTGCCTTTAAATAAAGAAGGAAAATTGGAAGAAGCTAATCCAATCGAAGAAGATGGAGTTTACGAACAAGCTCTCGGTGAAGTCGATTTGGTTAAGGAAGCTGGGAATAAGTTTGACTTGAAGAAAGTTCAAGAAGGTAATCAAACCCCCGTTTTCTTTGGATCAGCGTTAACTAATTTTGGCGTGGAAACATTCTTGAATACTTTCTTGGACATGGCTCCAGCACCTGCAGAACACAAGCAAAAAGATAGCGATGAAGTTGTTGAACCTGACGATCCTGAGTTTTCAGGTTTCGTCTTCAAAATTCAAGCTAATATGAATCCTAATCATCGTGATAGAATTGCCTTTGTTAGAATTTGTTCCGGCGAGTTTGTTCGAGGAATGGATGTTACATTGAATAGAACTGGAAAAGTGATGCGTTTAAATAACGCTACAGAGTTTATGTCAGATCAAAGGGAGTCAGTTAAGACGGCTGTTGCCGGAGATATCGTCGGCTTGTACGATACTGGTAATTTTCAAATTGGCGACACGATTTATTCTGGTAAGAAAGCTGTACAATTTGAAGATTTGCCACAATTTACTCCTGAAATGTTCATGGAAGTTCAAGCTAAGAATGTTATGAAACAGAAATCATTCCATAAAGGGATGCAACAGCTGGTTCAAGAGGGTGCCGTGCAACTTTATAAAAAGTACACAACCAATGATTATATTTTAGGCGCCGTTGGGCAACTTCAATTTGAAGTTTTCCAATTTAGAATGAAGAATGAATATAATTGTGATGTAGTTATGAATCCCATTGGTTCTAGAATTGCTCGGTGGGTTGATCCAGACCAACTTGATGAGTCTATGTCATCAACTAGAAATATGTTGGTAAAGGATTTAGATGACAAGCCACTCTTCTTGTTTGAGAATAGATTTGCGGAAAATTGGTTTGCTAATAAGTATCCAGATGTTAAGTTAACTTCAAAATTATAA
- a CDS encoding transporter substrate-binding domain-containing protein → MKKRIALILTTVVALILVLTGCSNKNSANNDTKTQGTLTVGLEGTYAPYSYRDDGKLKGFEVDLAKDIAKKLDLKTKFVPTKWDSLIAGLNSNTFDVVFNNVAKNPSRKKHYIFSTPYIYSKSVIITKDGTGINSVDDIKGKKISAGTGTDNYNHAEKFGAKVVPAADFQTDMSMIDQGRVAGAINSREAFLYWKKSHKNTDLKYITIPDNKLEPSEIAPIYNKKSTHLRGRVNKAIKELYKDGTMKKLSIKYFGEDITKK, encoded by the coding sequence ATGAAAAAGCGAATTGCTTTAATTTTAACGACAGTTGTAGCCTTGATTTTGGTTCTAACTGGTTGCTCAAACAAAAATAGCGCCAACAACGACACTAAGACACAAGGAACATTAACTGTAGGTCTAGAGGGTACCTACGCACCTTATTCATATCGTGACGATGGTAAACTTAAAGGATTTGAAGTTGACCTTGCCAAAGATATTGCCAAGAAACTAGATTTGAAGACTAAGTTTGTTCCTACTAAATGGGACTCATTGATTGCCGGATTAAATTCTAATACTTTCGATGTTGTTTTCAATAATGTAGCTAAGAATCCATCACGTAAGAAACACTATATTTTCTCAACGCCTTACATTTACTCCAAATCAGTTATCATTACTAAAGATGGTACTGGTATCAATTCCGTAGATGATATTAAGGGTAAGAAGATTTCTGCCGGAACTGGAACAGATAACTACAATCATGCCGAAAAATTTGGTGCTAAAGTGGTTCCTGCTGCTGACTTCCAAACTGACATGTCAATGATTGATCAAGGACGTGTTGCTGGTGCCATCAACTCTAGAGAAGCTTTCCTATATTGGAAGAAGAGTCATAAGAATACTGATTTGAAATACATCACTATTCCTGATAACAAACTTGAACCATCAGAAATTGCTCCAATTTACAACAAAAAATCAACTCACCTACGTGGCCGTGTCAACAAAGCTATCAAGGAACTTTACAAAGACGGTACAATGAAGAAACTTTCAATTAAGTACTTCGGTGAAGATATTACTAAAAAATAA
- a CDS encoding transporter substrate-binding domain-containing protein, translating into MRKKWTKLISFATVLMTLMLILSGCGSNSNNASSTSNSSSVAQIKKRGTIKVAVFGDLPPYGWVNKDGKRVGYDVTLAHKIAKDLGVKLKFVQVNANNRVDALNANKVDIILANFTVTKARRDVVDFAKPYMKVSVGVISPKNKAITEPKQLQGKNLIVTKGTTAENYFTSKQPKVDLLKFDSKTQQFNALKNNRGVALADDNSYLYAWVKNNPNYTVGIKSIGPKQYISPAVKKGNKSLLNWTNKEITKLNKQGFFTDDYNSQLKPYFGSEVKPNDIILPQK; encoded by the coding sequence ATGAGAAAAAAATGGACCAAGTTAATTTCATTTGCAACTGTTCTAATGACTTTAATGCTGATATTATCCGGCTGTGGTAGCAACAGTAATAATGCCTCATCAACTTCTAATTCCAGTAGTGTGGCACAAATAAAAAAACGTGGTACGATTAAAGTTGCTGTTTTTGGTGATCTTCCACCTTATGGCTGGGTCAATAAAGATGGTAAGAGAGTTGGTTATGATGTCACCTTGGCACATAAGATTGCTAAAGATTTAGGCGTTAAATTAAAATTTGTTCAAGTAAATGCTAACAACCGTGTCGATGCTTTGAACGCAAACAAAGTTGATATCATCTTAGCTAATTTCACGGTTACGAAGGCTCGTCGTGATGTTGTTGACTTCGCCAAACCATATATGAAGGTATCTGTTGGTGTAATTTCGCCAAAGAATAAAGCCATAACTGAACCTAAACAATTACAAGGCAAAAACTTAATCGTTACTAAGGGAACGACCGCTGAAAATTACTTTACTTCTAAACAACCTAAGGTTGATCTTCTAAAATTCGATTCTAAGACTCAACAATTCAACGCTTTAAAAAACAATCGTGGCGTTGCTTTAGCTGACGATAATTCCTACTTGTATGCTTGGGTCAAAAATAATCCTAACTATACCGTTGGAATTAAAAGTATCGGACCAAAGCAATATATTTCTCCCGCTGTCAAAAAAGGTAACAAATCTCTTTTGAACTGGACCAATAAGGAAATCACCAAATTAAACAAGCAAGGCTTCTTCACAGATGACTATAATAGCCAATTAAAACCTTACTTTGGTAGTGAAGTTAAGCCTAACGATATTATTTTGCCTCAAAAGTAG
- a CDS encoding glycoside hydrolase family 73 protein: MSKKNLITSALVLGTLAATATPSVVSAATTNDATSASDTNTEQVNNKPEDNKDNVIAGSDKTKADTTVANSSIVQAASESTSAASNATAIVQAASGVTYSQQQAFLNEAVPMAQKAAAKYNLYTSVMLAQAILESGWGASTLATQGHNLFGIKGDYNGAYVSMPTSEWSSSQGWYTIYANFRKYPSYYESFLDNGDKLRNGVSWNSSYYKGTWKENTSSYKDATAWLQGRYATAPNYASSLNNIISSYNLTQYDGTPETNGTSQNNKGVIKVNNKNSTYVQLLALQSDGTYKAITNRALANNTDWKTDQKKVLNGHTYYRVATNEWVQDTYLA, translated from the coding sequence ATGTCTAAAAAAAATCTAATTACAAGTGCCTTAGTACTTGGTACATTAGCTGCAACTGCTACGCCCTCTGTAGTATCAGCTGCTACAACAAATGATGCTACTAGTGCATCCGACACAAATACAGAACAAGTAAATAATAAACCAGAAGATAATAAAGATAACGTTATTGCTGGATCAGACAAAACTAAAGCCGATACAACTGTTGCCAACTCATCAATTGTTCAAGCTGCTAGTGAATCTACATCAGCTGCATCTAATGCAACAGCTATTGTTCAAGCTGCTTCTGGTGTGACATATTCACAACAACAAGCCTTTTTGAATGAAGCCGTTCCAATGGCTCAAAAAGCTGCCGCAAAATACAATCTTTATACATCAGTTATGTTGGCTCAAGCTATTCTTGAAAGTGGTTGGGGTGCCTCAACTTTAGCTACTCAGGGTCATAACTTGTTCGGTATTAAGGGCGACTATAATGGAGCCTATGTATCAATGCCTACTTCAGAGTGGAGCTCATCACAAGGTTGGTATACAATTTATGCTAACTTTAGAAAGTATCCTAGTTACTATGAATCATTCCTAGACAATGGGGATAAACTTCGTAATGGTGTTTCATGGAACTCAAGTTATTACAAGGGTACATGGAAAGAAAACACAAGTTCATACAAGGATGCTACTGCATGGTTACAAGGTAGATATGCTACAGCTCCTAACTATGCTTCATCATTAAATAATATTATTTCAAGTTACAACTTGACACAATATGATGGTACTCCTGAGACAAATGGTACATCTCAAAATAATAAGGGTGTCATTAAGGTTAATAATAAAAACAGTACTTATGTTCAATTGCTTGCCCTTCAATCTGATGGTACATATAAAGCAATTACAAACCGTGCCTTGGCTAATAATACTGACTGGAAGACAGACCAAAAGAAAGTTCTTAATGGTCATACTTACTATCGTGTTGCTACAAACGAATGGGTACAAGATACTTACTTAGCTTAA